CGATGGATCAACACGGGGACGGTTTGTTCTAAACCAATGCCCAACTGGGAGCTATTGGCAGGCAAGATCATCAGGTCATAGGGCGTCCAGATCGACGTGAATTGGATCTGCTTGAGTTGATGGGCATCGGCATTGAGCGATCGCAGAAAGTCGCTGTTATAGCTCAGTTGCTGACCGCCAACCGTGGGCCAAGCATTGCCCGTGAGGGTGCCGCGATGGGGAGCTGATAGGGTGATGAAACGCTGGACGCGGGTCAAACCACCCAAGCGCTGCAGATAATAGCGCCCGACAATGCCGCCCATGCTGAACCCCACCAGGTCGAAGGGTTGATCCGGAGCGATCGCTTCCTCTACATACTGGGCCACCTGCTGAGCCAGATCCTCCAGCGGCGCGTTGCCTAAGTTGG
Above is a genomic segment from Candidatus Obscuribacterales bacterium containing:
- a CDS encoding triacylglycerol lipase, with the protein product MGDRNPVLLLHGIFDKQQIFTTMRQQLTQQGWSVHALDMSPNLGNAPLEDLAQQVAQYVEEAIAPDQPFDLVGFSMGGIVGRYYLQRLGGLTRVQRFITLSAPHRGTLTGNAWPTVGGQQLSYNSDFLRSLNADAHQLKQIQFTSIWTPYDLMILPANSSQLGIGLEQTVPVLIHRWMVSDPRCINLVETALSCPIT